One genomic window of Myxococcus xanthus includes the following:
- a CDS encoding peroxiredoxin family protein, producing MPTLDIPITLLDPDGGWINTPVHVSELDELPVLLHFFSVKQRGADEDIDAVKRIIAEYGARGLKVISVDVTHSDKELRDTNAVEAFARKHGLYHPIAVDDGSMARAYDVADTPAWLVFDADSGRLRHHFSGKNASPHVRQVLERFIQASAAAPSPAP from the coding sequence ATGCCCACGCTCGACATTCCCATCACCCTGCTGGACCCGGACGGTGGGTGGATCAACACGCCCGTCCATGTCTCGGAGCTGGATGAGCTCCCCGTCCTCCTCCACTTCTTCTCCGTCAAGCAGCGCGGTGCTGACGAGGACATCGACGCGGTGAAGCGCATCATCGCGGAGTACGGTGCGCGGGGGCTGAAGGTCATCAGCGTGGATGTCACCCACTCCGACAAGGAGTTGCGGGACACCAACGCGGTGGAGGCCTTCGCGCGAAAGCACGGGCTCTACCACCCCATCGCCGTGGACGACGGCTCCATGGCGCGGGCCTACGACGTGGCGGACACGCCCGCGTGGCTCGTGTTCGACGCGGACTCCGGCCGGCTGCGCCACCACTTCTCCGGAAAGAACGCGTCCCCCCACGTGCGGCAGGTGCTGGAGCGCTTCATCCAGGCCAGCGCCGCGGCCCCCTCTCCCGCCCCCTGA
- a CDS encoding aminotransferase class I/II-fold pyridoxal phosphate-dependent enzyme → MRIPDFKLERYFARWEFAAPYLLCSSDIEGWRMADLLALAGPDERARWEGLTLGYTESTGLPALREEIAALYPGLSPEQVLTFAGAEEALFVLVNVLLGPGDHAVVTWPGYQSLHEVARATGADVTLLRLREEDGWALDLDALRRALTPRTRLLLVNFPHNPTGALLDRAAFDALCELSRERGIHLLSDEVYRLLEYDTRDTLPPAASHTPHGISLGVMSKAFGLAGLRVGWLACRDVELLRRCAAYKDYTTICNSAPSEVLSLIALRAKARVLARSRELLAANLSLLDGFFARHPDTFQWVRPRAGSVAFPRLLRETPVARFTEELREREGVLLLPGDVYDFPGNHFRLGLGRTNLPDALERLERYVVDTSR, encoded by the coding sequence ATGCGCATCCCCGACTTCAAGCTGGAGCGGTACTTCGCGCGCTGGGAGTTCGCGGCGCCGTACCTGCTGTGTTCCTCGGACATCGAGGGCTGGCGGATGGCGGACTTGCTGGCGCTCGCCGGCCCGGACGAGCGGGCCCGCTGGGAGGGGCTGACGCTGGGCTACACCGAATCCACCGGCCTGCCCGCGCTGCGCGAGGAGATTGCCGCCCTGTACCCCGGGCTCTCCCCGGAGCAGGTGCTCACCTTCGCCGGCGCGGAGGAGGCGCTCTTCGTCCTGGTCAACGTCCTGCTGGGCCCCGGGGACCACGCCGTCGTCACCTGGCCGGGCTACCAGTCCCTGCACGAGGTGGCACGCGCCACGGGCGCGGACGTGACACTGCTGCGCCTGCGCGAGGAGGACGGATGGGCATTGGATTTGGATGCGCTGCGCCGCGCGCTGACGCCCCGGACGCGGCTGCTGCTGGTGAACTTCCCCCACAACCCCACGGGCGCGTTGTTGGACCGGGCCGCCTTCGACGCGCTGTGCGAACTGTCGCGCGAGCGTGGCATCCACCTGCTGTCCGATGAGGTGTACCGGTTGCTGGAGTACGACACGCGCGACACGTTGCCGCCCGCGGCCAGCCACACGCCGCACGGCATCAGCCTGGGGGTGATGTCCAAGGCCTTCGGACTGGCGGGGCTGCGCGTGGGGTGGCTGGCCTGCCGTGACGTGGAGCTCTTGCGGCGCTGCGCGGCCTACAAGGACTACACGACCATCTGCAACAGCGCGCCCAGCGAGGTGCTGTCACTCATCGCGCTGCGCGCGAAGGCGCGGGTGCTGGCGCGCAGCCGGGAGTTGCTCGCGGCGAACCTCTCCCTGTTGGATGGCTTCTTCGCGCGGCACCCGGACACTTTCCAGTGGGTGCGCCCGCGCGCGGGCAGCGTGGCTTTTCCCAGGCTGCTGCGTGAGACGCCCGTGGCCCGCTTCACCGAGGAATTGCGCGAGCGCGAAGGCGTGCTGCTGCTGCCCGGAGACGTCTACGACTTCCCCGGCAACCACTTCCGCCTGGGGCTGGGCCGCACGAATCTGCCCGACGCGCTGGAACGATTGGAGCGCTACGTGGTCGACACATCGCGTTGA